The sequence below is a genomic window from Thermoflavifilum sp..
AATTTCACCGTTATCGTATCGCCCAGCCGGAAGGTTCCATAGGTGTTCGGGTCAAGGGGTTGATTTTTATCCACACCCCGATCGAGTTGAAAATCGAATACCGTTCCATTGACCACCTCATCATCGGCTACAGAATGATATCCCGGGTAAAACGGCTCGCTGTTTACTTTTGTAAAATACCGCGCATAATTGCCCAGCTGCGGAGGATCATAAAAGCGGCCAAACAAAACCACCCGATCGGTATCCGGATTTTCCCGGGTGGGCTTTACCAGCAGGTAATACAGCGAATCGAGCTCAATGCCGGTTGATGGTATGGTGGTTCGAGCATCATATTGCTTACCACCCAGCTCAATACGCAAATCGTAGGCATGTCCGGGTAAACCCACAAAACGATTTCCATCCTGAGGGCGATAATCATAAAACAAAATGCCACCCGTAGTGTCGTGAGCCATCTCCTGAAGCAAAATGCTATCGTGCAATTGTTCGTCCTTTACCCAAACCTGTGCATCGTGCACAAAGAGGCTCGACAGTAATTGGGTATCGAGCCGGGAAAAATAACTGAAACTTCTGGTGAGGACCACAACAGGCTGTCGATAACTTTCGATAACCCCTTCCACGACCAGCTCTTCGGCTGGAGAAGCCAGCTGGATATGAATATCTTTTTCACATCCCGCGCACCACATCAGGCAAGAGGCTATCAGGCCTCTCCATATGTATCTTATTCCATTCATGCGAGGTGGCTCAAATTGGATGTGAAGATAGCCTATTCCCGGGTTGTGTTACGTAATGAAAGTTTCAAAAATAAAAGGGGCCAGTATGCTGAAGACCTGGCCCCTGCTGTTCACCAATCACCACCTATGGACAGGCAGTGATATCTTTAACCCAGATAGGCTTTCAATGCATTGCTATACCGCGCTTTTTGCAAGCGTTTGATGGCCCTTTCTTTGATCTGGCGAATCCTTTCCTTCGTGAGGTCGTATTTCTGGCCAATTTGTTCGATAGTAACTCCATTTTCTCCATCAAGACCAAAATAAGCCGTTACGATTTCAGCTTCGCGGGGCGAAAGCGATTTCAACACCCGACGGATTTCTTCCCGGAGCGATTCCCGCATCACATCTTCATCGGTCTGTTCACTGCTTTCCAGCAAATCGCCCATGGCCACATCTTCGGCCTCATGCACGGGTGCGTCCAGACTGGTATGACGCGTATTGCTGCTGATAATATTGTTGATTTCCGTTTCAGACATCTGAAGGATTTCGGCTAATTCTTCGGGCGAAGGTTCGCGTTCGTTTTCCTGTTCAAATATCGTATAAGCCTTGGTGGCTTTGTTATAGGTACCAATCTTGTTCTGCGGTAAACGCACCAACCTTCCCTGTTCAGCCAGAGCCTGAAGAATAGACTGGCGTATCCACCACACAGCATAGGAAATGAACTTGAATCCTTTGGTTTCATCAAAACGCTGAGCGGCTTTAATCAACCCCAGATTTCCTTCGTTAATCAAGTCGCTTAAACTCAACCCCTGATGCTGGTATTGCTTGGCTACCGACACCACAAAACGCAGGTTACCCGTTGTCAAACGTTCCAGCGCTTTCTGATCTCCCATCTTGATACGCCGCGCCAGCTCGGTTTCTTCTTCTGGAGTAAGCAAAGGAATCTTGGAGATTTCCTGCAAATACTTTTCTACTGCTTGAGAATCCCTGTTGGTAATTTGTGTGGCAATTTTAAGCTGCCTCATATGAATAGATGATTTTTAAATGAAAAGAATCAACGAATTTTACACTCTTAAAGATTATTTAAGCGCTTGATTTCCATAACTTTTATTTCACATCATCGTCATCTTTTGCTTCGAATGGCTGTTTTCTGTGATGTATGTACACAAAACCCGGTGAAAAATTGGCCGCAAAGTTACAACAGATGATAACGATTTTGCAAGCAAAAAAGTAATCAAAATATCATTTTTTATGAATTTTCTAACAAGGGTTGATTTTCGCAGTGATACCGTTACCCGACCCACACCCGGTATGATGGAAGCCATGATGCAAGCGGAGGTCGGCGATGATGTATGGGGTGAAGATCCCACGGTTATAGCTTTAGAAGAACAGATGGCAGCCTTATTCGGCAAAGAAGCCGGTCTGTTCTGCCCTTCTGGAACCATGACCAATCAGATTGCCGTGAAGATACATACCCAACCTGGCGACGAAGTGATATGCAGCGAGCTGGCACATGTGTACCAGTATGAAGCCGGGGGCATGGCTTTTCATTCGGGTGTACAGGCGCATCTTATCCCGGGTAATCGCGGTATGATAACTGCCGAGCAAATTCGAGACGCCATTCAGCCGGATGACATTCATAAACCCCCGTCGCGATTGGTGTGCATTGAAAATACGGTGAATCGGGGTGGCGGTTGTTGCTATGATCTGGATGAGCTGAAGCGCATCAGTGACCTTTGTCGGGAACGTGGCTTATCGCTCCATCTGGACGGGGCCCGCCTGTTTCATGCACTGATTGCCAGAAATGAACAACCGGAGCAATATGGTATCCTGTTCGATACGCTTTCTATTTGCCTCAGTAAGGGGCTGGGCTGTCCGGTAGGATCGGTATTGCTGGGGAGCAGAGCGCTCATCCAGAAAGCCCGTCGGGTACGCAAGCTCATGGGAGGAGGCATGCGCCAGGCCGGATTTCTATCTGCAGCCGGATTGTATGCACTCGCCCATCATATCGATCGGTTGGCCGAGGATCATGCGCATGCCAAAAAACTGGCATCAGCCCTTATCCATCATCCTGCAGTGGAATCGCTCTTGCCCGTGGAAACCAATATTGTGATTTTCGAACTGAAACCCCCTTATTCAGCCCGGGCATTTGCCGATTTCATGCGCGAACACGGCATTCTGGTTCACCCTATTGGCCCTCGCTCCATCCGTATGGTTACACATCTGGATATACATCCACCCATGGTGGAATATACCCTGCAAGTGCTAAACAGGTTCCCCGATTAAATTCCCGAACAGACAGTTGAGGTATTTCAGGTACCTCAAAAATGTATTTTTCATTTCATTTTTTATTGATGGTCCTTTTGTGAGGCAATTGGCTTTTTTAGCACACCAAGCAATATTTTTGCAACTATGGAAATAGCCAAAACTTATCAGCACCAGCCTGTAGAAGCGAGATGGTATGCATACTGGCTTGAAAAAGGATATTTTCATTCCAAACCCGATCAGCGCCCGCCCTACACCATTGTTATTCCTCCCCCTAATGTGACGGGGGTTTTGCATATGGGACATGCCTTAAACGAAACCATTCAGGATATTCTCATCAGGCGCGCACGCGCCATGGGCTACAATGCCTGCTGGGTGCCGGGTGCCGACCATGCTTCTATTGCAACGGAAGCCCGCGTGGTGAATGAGTTGAAAAAACAGGGTATCCGCAAACAGGATATAGGCAGAGAGGCTTTTTTGCAACATGCCTGGCAATGGAAAGAAAAATACGGGGGCATCATCTATGAGCAGTTAAAAAAATTAGGATGCAGTTGCGATTGGCAGCGGACCACATTTACCCTTGACAGCGAATATGCCCGGGCCGTAATCAAGGTGTTTGTGCACCTGTATCGTGAAGGGCTTATCTACCGTGGCCAGCGTATGATTAACTGGGATCCTGTGGCGCTTACGGCGCTGAGCGATGAAGAAGTGGAATACCGCGAAGTACAGTCTACCCTGTATTATGTCCGTTATCCACTGGAAGGTTCAACGGATAACATCATCGTAGCCACCACGCGCCCGGAAACGATACTGGGCGACGTAGCCATAGCCGTGCATCCTGAAGATGCGCGTTATCAGCATCTGATCGGGAAAATGGCCCGGGTGCCGCTCATTGATCGGCGTATCCCCATCATTGCCGATCCCTATGTCGACCAGGCCTTCGGA
It includes:
- a CDS encoding DUF4249 domain-containing protein — translated: MNGIRYIWRGLIASCLMWCAGCEKDIHIQLASPAEELVVEGVIESYRQPVVVLTRSFSYFSRLDTQLLSSLFVHDAQVWVKDEQLHDSILLQEMAHDTTGGILFYDYRPQDGNRFVGLPGHAYDLRIELGGKQYDARTTIPSTGIELDSLYYLLVKPTRENPDTDRVVLFGRFYDPPQLGNYARYFTKVNSEPFYPGYHSVADDEVVNGTVFDFQLDRGVDKNQPLDPNTYGTFRLGDTITVKFCDIDKATYDFWRTWEYAFTTNGNPFSVPVQILGNIPGALGYWGGYRVMYKSIYIPK
- a CDS encoding RNA polymerase sigma factor RpoD/SigA, with protein sequence MRQLKIATQITNRDSQAVEKYLQEISKIPLLTPEEETELARRIKMGDQKALERLTTGNLRFVVSVAKQYQHQGLSLSDLINEGNLGLIKAAQRFDETKGFKFISYAVWWIRQSILQALAEQGRLVRLPQNKIGTYNKATKAYTIFEQENEREPSPEELAEILQMSETEINNIISSNTRHTSLDAPVHEAEDVAMGDLLESSEQTDEDVMRESLREEIRRVLKSLSPREAEIVTAYFGLDGENGVTIEQIGQKYDLTKERIRQIKERAIKRLQKARYSNALKAYLG
- a CDS encoding GntG family PLP-dependent aldolase, whose protein sequence is MNFLTRVDFRSDTVTRPTPGMMEAMMQAEVGDDVWGEDPTVIALEEQMAALFGKEAGLFCPSGTMTNQIAVKIHTQPGDEVICSELAHVYQYEAGGMAFHSGVQAHLIPGNRGMITAEQIRDAIQPDDIHKPPSRLVCIENTVNRGGGCCYDLDELKRISDLCRERGLSLHLDGARLFHALIARNEQPEQYGILFDTLSICLSKGLGCPVGSVLLGSRALIQKARRVRKLMGGGMRQAGFLSAAGLYALAHHIDRLAEDHAHAKKLASALIHHPAVESLLPVETNIVIFELKPPYSARAFADFMREHGILVHPIGPRSIRMVTHLDIHPPMVEYTLQVLNRFPD